The Plasmodium reichenowi strain SY57 chromosome 2, whole genome shotgun sequence DNA segment atatatatttttttttttttttcacgTGTTATTTCCCCCCCTTtgatttcttttttcttgtaCTTCAATTAAGTTTCTTTGCTCCCTTTCTTTTGCTTTATCAAGTTCAGTAGTTTTATTATTcgtataataattattataaaagtGTAAAGTTAGTGTTGCACATAAGAGAACATAGAAGCTTACagaaaaaaaggatatgTTTCTATcaaacataaatatattccaCAACAAATcatctttttcatttatttgattatttatttgtttgtttatttgttcgtttatattctcttttttattgtcatttcttttttcgctacaatgataattttgtgtttttttataaaaaagtatatttaTGGGATTTTTATAAGGAGgttttttataaacatGAGCAATGTgacatatattatatattcctcTTCTAATTTTTAAAACCTTATCTATCATACTTtactaatatatataggaGAGTATACAtgaaatttattatatgtaaataata contains these protein-coding regions:
- a CDS encoding hypothetical protein (conserved Plasmodium protein, unknown function), whose amino-acid sequence is MIDKVLKIRRGIYNICHIAHVYKKPPYKNPINILFYKKTQNYHCSEKRNDNKKENINEQINKQINNQINEKDDLLWNIFMFDRNISFFSVSFYVLLCATLTLHFYNNYYTNNKTTELDKAKEREQRNLIEVQEKRNQRGGNNT